A region from the Zonotrichia leucophrys gambelii isolate GWCS_2022_RI chromosome Z, RI_Zleu_2.0, whole genome shotgun sequence genome encodes:
- the LOC135459769 gene encoding avidin-like, whose amino-acid sequence MGRSAFALVLALALAVCVAPAERKCLLSGSWRSDTSCQMVVSTLNKDNRFSGFYQPGPAAGYPELLTSPLEGSQQDTELVPQPTFSFTVNWKLQDSETAWTSVFLGQCYVDLEGKETLHALWLLREAADSPAEDWKGTRVGTSTFTRIK is encoded by the exons ATGGGGAGAAGTGCCTTTGCCCTGGTCCTCGCCCTTGCCCTGGCAGTGTGTGTTGCCCCTGCGGAGAGGAAG TGCCTTCTCTCTGGGTCGTGGCGGAGCGACACCAGCTGCCAGATGGTTGTGTCCACCCTGAACAAGGACAACAGATTCTCCGGTTTTTACCAGCCGGGACCTGCTGCTGGCTACCCAGAACTCCTCACCTCACCACTGGAGGGGTCCCAACAAGATACAGAGCTGGTCCCACAGCCCACCTTCTCCTTCACTGTGAACTGGAAGCTCCAAG ACTCAGAGACTGCCTGGACAAGTGTCTTCCTGGGCCAGTGCTATGTGGACCTCGAGGGGAAGGAGACCCTACATGCCCTGTGGCTCCTGCGAGAGGCAGCTGATAGTCCTGCAGAGGACTGGAAAGGCACCCG GGTTGGCACCAGCACCTTCACACGGATAAAATGA
- the CREB3 gene encoding cyclic AMP-responsive element-binding protein 3 — protein MSCPEELDALGDVDLLDFLLKDDAPCPEIPGEQNGLLEDWGLPMPELLDKEMDDFISSLLSPLEDEADRLSYLPANNDSSISEDQHLSRCLGSNFASQDIVLVDHNYSLHQDWPALESVRSDVTEGDVTIELGAWVGLEGTSEALEQSTTSPVAVAMEDEPQLVPGSMVQSDFPELVLTEEEKQLLEKEGVILPTCLPLTKAEERVLRKVRRKIRNKQAAQDSRRRRKIYVDGLENRVAACTAENHELEKKVQQLQKQNMSLLRQLQKLQALVRRSAPRTTKRKTCTMILVLSFCLILSPSIRLPGSVEPQRELKVLSRQIREFPNQGAPDVQHDTELEGFSPEPGDSLLLGNLSQSWEEGQSPLNSSPRSFNSNSSSDPPAAAGSKPGPPQSDPLPAAVLVPWKSKGQEWVEHPDRVLIQQHHANEM, from the exons ATGTCGTGCCCAGAGGAACTGGATGCCCTGGGAGATGTGGATCTGCTTGACTTTCTTTTGAAGGATGATGCTCCCTGCCCTGAAATCCCAGGGGAGCAAAATGGTCTGCTGGAGGACTGGGGCCTGCCAATGCCTGAG ctcctggacaAGGAGATGGATGACTTCATCAGCTCACTGCTGAGCCCTTTAGAAGATGAAGCAGACAGGCTCAGTTATTTGCCTGCCAACAatgacagcagcatttctgaggATCAGCATCTGTCCCGTTGCCTTGGTAGCAATTTTGCCAGCCAAGACATTGTGCTGGTTGATCATAACTACTCCCTTCACCAGGACTGGCCTGCACTGGAAAGTGTGAGGTCTGATGTGACAGAAGGAGATGTTACCATTGAGCTAG GGGCATGGGTGGGTTTGGAAGGCACaagtgaggcactggaacagagcACCACTTCCCCCGTTGCTGTTGCCATGGAAGATGAACCCCAGCTTGTGCCTGGATCCATGGTACAG tCTGACTTCCCAGAGCTGGTCCTGacagaggaggagaagcagcttcTGGAGAAAGAAGGTGTTATATTACCTACCTGTCTGCCACTGACCAAA GCTGAGGAGCGAGTTCTGAGGAAAGTGCGTCGTAAGATTCGGAACAAGCAGGCAGCTCAGGATAGTCGTCGCCGGAGGAAGATCTATGTGGATGGCCTGGAAAACAG GGTGGCAGCCTGCACAGCTGAAAACCATGAACTGGAGAAGAAGGTGCAGCAACTGCAGAAGCAGAACAT gtcATTGCTCAGGCAGTTGCAGAAACTGCAGGCCTTGGTGAGACGGTCCGCGCCCAGAACtaccaaaagaaaaacctgCACCATG ATCCTGgttctgtccttctgcctcaTTCTGTCTCCCAGCATCCGCTTACCCGGGAGTGTGGAGCCACAGCGGGAGCTCAAGG TGCTGTCACGGCAGATCCGCGAGTTTCCGAACCAGGGAGCACCTGATGTCCAGCATGACACTGAACTGGAGGGCTTCAGCCCAGAGCCTGGAGACTCCTTGCTGTTGGGCAACCTCAGTCAGTCATGGGAAGAGGGGCAGAGTCCACTTAACTCCAGTCCCAGATCTTTCAACAGCAACTCATCCTCTGACCCTCCGGCAGCAGCAGGCTCCAAGCCGGGCCCACCCCAGAGTGATcctttgccagcagcagtgtTGGTGCCATGGAAATCCAAGGGTCAGGAGTGGGTAGAACACCCTGACAGAGTTCTCATCCAGCAGCACCATGCCAATGAGATGTGA